The following proteins are encoded in a genomic region of Bernardetia sp. MNP-M8:
- a CDS encoding RNA-binding domain-containing protein codes for MTHTMRYKDLKRLVAEGEGLHIEFKRKVYYPQKILREVVAFVNTDGGKLCIGVSDDGLIPGLKYPDEAIYMMEKAMEDFCKPAVTYTIYRVPVPYTNGCEVVVFDFEPHPNRPIYLLYKKNTRVGKAYVRIADKSAQASKEMRKIMKARANEKDVLLQYGQHERTLLQYLGSHKRINLEEYANLVNISQEEASTILVNMTLANIIEVKPQEGGYDFFVHGRVGFKA; via the coding sequence ATGACACATACGATGAGATACAAAGACCTTAAAAGATTGGTTGCAGAAGGAGAAGGCTTGCATATAGAGTTTAAGCGAAAAGTATATTACCCTCAAAAAATATTGCGTGAAGTAGTCGCTTTTGTAAATACTGATGGAGGAAAGTTATGTATTGGTGTTTCAGATGATGGACTTATTCCTGGGCTAAAATATCCTGATGAAGCTATTTATATGATGGAAAAAGCAATGGAAGATTTTTGTAAGCCTGCTGTCACTTATACAATTTATAGAGTTCCAGTTCCTTATACAAATGGTTGCGAAGTAGTTGTTTTTGATTTTGAGCCACATCCAAACCGACCTATTTATTTATTGTATAAAAAAAATACCCGAGTAGGAAAGGCATATGTACGGATTGCAGATAAAAGCGCACAAGCAAGTAAAGAAATGCGTAAAATTATGAAAGCCCGAGCAAATGAAAAAGATGTTTTGTTACAATATGGACAACATGAAAGAACTCTTTTGCAATATTTAGGTTCTCATAAGCGCATTAATTTAGAAGAATATGCCAACTTAGTCAATATTTCACAAGAAGAAGCTTCAACAATTTTGGTAAATATGACCCTTGCAAATATCATAGAAGTAAAGCCACAAGAAGGTGGATATGACTTTTTTGTACATGGAAGAGTTGGATTTAAAGCCTAA
- the hpt gene encoding hypoxanthine phosphoribosyltransferase, translating into MKSTPRLLIQDKYFVPYLSEQQMHQRVQELGKQIATDYADKKPLLLCILNGSFVFAADLVRSMDTVCQVSFLKYSSYVKDKSSNNAKDLLGIQGLNEELKDRHLIVVEDIVDTGTTMDKLLKELSSHKPASIEIATCLFKPSALKFDISPKYVAFSIPNHFVVGYGLDYDNYGRHLAGIYIIDQEH; encoded by the coding sequence ATGAAATCTACTCCACGCTTACTTATTCAAGACAAATATTTTGTACCCTATTTGTCAGAGCAGCAAATGCATCAACGTGTACAGGAATTAGGAAAACAAATTGCAACTGATTATGCAGACAAAAAACCTCTTTTGTTATGTATTTTGAATGGTTCGTTTGTTTTTGCAGCCGATTTAGTTCGTTCGATGGATACGGTTTGCCAAGTATCTTTTTTAAAATATTCTTCTTATGTAAAAGATAAATCGTCTAATAATGCTAAAGACTTACTAGGAATTCAAGGACTAAATGAAGAATTGAAAGATCGTCATTTGATTGTGGTGGAAGATATTGTTGATACAGGTACTACCATGGACAAACTTTTGAAAGAACTTTCTTCTCATAAGCCTGCTAGTATAGAAATTGCTACTTGTCTTTTCAAACCTAGCGCACTCAAATTTGATATTTCTCCTAAATATGTAGCTTTCTCTATTCCTAATCACTTTGTGGTTGGTTATGGTTTAGACTATGATAATTATGGACGGCATTTAGCAGGAATTTATATTATTGACCAAGAGCATTGA
- the cysQ gene encoding 3'(2'),5'-bisphosphate nucleotidase CysQ, producing the protein MIEIAIKAAVKAGERIKEIYDKFDNENDTDYTTDNIVSYKSDKSPLTLADKEANKIIEKYLEPLGLPILSEEGKITPYSERKSWSKFWLVDPLDGTREFVKRNGNFTVNIALIENNVPIVGIIYVPVSGILYVGELGKEAYKQELNQENTLEIAKKIAIKVSKRKNEEGIIAFKSRSHSGAKDNNYLNRFNVKEIRKKGSSVKFCLVAEGIADLYYRNGTTMEWDTAAGEAILKAAGGLILNAETDTDLEYNKENLENPPFCAMNTAIFETFKEL; encoded by the coding sequence ATGATAGAAATTGCGATAAAAGCAGCCGTAAAAGCAGGCGAGCGCATAAAAGAAATTTATGATAAATTTGATAATGAAAATGATACAGATTATACAACAGATAATATTGTAAGTTATAAATCTGATAAGTCACCTCTGACACTTGCTGATAAGGAAGCAAACAAAATTATTGAAAAATATTTAGAACCTTTGGGTTTGCCTATTTTGTCTGAAGAAGGAAAAATCACACCTTATTCAGAACGCAAAAGCTGGAGCAAGTTTTGGCTTGTCGATCCACTTGATGGAACTAGAGAGTTTGTAAAAAGAAATGGAAACTTTACAGTAAATATTGCTTTAATAGAAAACAATGTTCCAATTGTAGGAATTATTTATGTTCCAGTTTCAGGTATTTTGTATGTGGGGGAACTTGGAAAAGAAGCGTACAAACAAGAGCTAAATCAAGAAAATACACTAGAAATAGCTAAAAAAATAGCTATTAAGGTGAGCAAACGTAAAAATGAAGAAGGAATAATTGCTTTTAAAAGTCGTTCGCATTCTGGAGCAAAAGACAATAATTATTTGAATAGATTTAATGTCAAAGAAATTCGTAAGAAAGGAAGTTCAGTCAAATTTTGTCTAGTTGCCGAAGGAATTGCCGATTTATATTATAGAAACGGAACAACTATGGAGTGGGATACAGCAGCAGGAGAAGCAATTTTGAAAGCAGCAGGAGGACTCATTCTAAATGCAGAGACAGATACAGATTTAGAATATAATAAGGAAAATTTAGAGAATCCACCTTTTTGTGCCATGAATACAGCTATTTTTGAGACATTTAAAGAGTTGTAA
- the pcm gene encoding protein-L-isoaspartate O-methyltransferase: protein MQKDTYKHQGLRRQLVDEIIQMGIKDDAVLNAILTVPRHFFMDSAFLEHAYQNKAFSIGEGQTISQPYTVAYQSELLGIQEFESNKTLKILEIGTGSAYQTAILVQLCKNKKAQITSIEFHENLYQKAKHTLENLHNYSEKFDFQSIDLVCGDGSQGYSKNAPYDKILVTAATPNSPQAFKEWFNQLNIGGQIVVPVGNRKSQIMCRYTKKDEKTIEQENFGGFRFVPLLGEKGF, encoded by the coding sequence ATGCAAAAAGATACTTATAAACATCAAGGATTAAGAAGACAGCTTGTTGACGAAATTATTCAAATGGGAATAAAAGATGATGCTGTTTTGAATGCTATCTTGACTGTTCCTAGGCATTTTTTTATGGATAGTGCTTTTTTAGAACATGCCTATCAAAATAAGGCTTTTTCTATTGGAGAAGGACAAACTATTTCTCAACCTTATACTGTTGCTTATCAAAGTGAACTTCTAGGCATACAGGAATTTGAATCGAATAAAACACTGAAAATTCTTGAAATAGGAACAGGTTCTGCTTATCAAACAGCTATTTTGGTACAGCTTTGTAAGAATAAAAAAGCGCAAATAACAAGTATAGAATTTCATGAAAATCTATATCAAAAAGCAAAACATACTTTAGAAAATTTACATAATTATTCAGAAAAATTTGATTTTCAAAGTATAGATTTAGTTTGTGGAGATGGTTCACAAGGATATTCTAAAAATGCGCCTTATGATAAGATTTTGGTAACAGCAGCCACACCAAATTCTCCTCAAGCCTTTAAAGAATGGTTTAATCAGTTGAATATAGGAGGACAAATAGTTGTTCCTGTTGGAAACCGTAAAAGCCAAATTATGTGTCGTTATACCAAAAAAGACGAAAAAACTATAGAACAAGAAAACTTTGGAGGTTTTCGTTTTGTGCCTCTTTTGGGAGAAAAAGGCTTTTAA
- a CDS encoding ATP-binding cassette domain-containing protein has translation MNNNDTILTISDVRKEYHNHTALAGVSLSIPKGSIYGLLGPNGAGKTSLIRIITQITGADSGKIFFEGEELSPKHISQIGYLPEERGLYPKMKVGEQLIYLGRLKGIPRDEIQKKLKYWLTTFQMKEWWDKEVGGLSKGMQQKVQFVATVLHDPKLLILDEPFSGFDPINANLLKDEILKLQQKGTTVIFSTHRMESVEELCDTIALINKSHKIFEGKKADIKMSHRTHIFEVQTDKPITESGQYFEILEKSKQTDFQTYITSVKINENAPKNALVQELTTNKISDNYEIISMQEKLPSINDIFIKMVEEK, from the coding sequence TTGAATAATAACGACACTATTCTCACTATTTCAGATGTTCGAAAAGAATATCATAATCATACTGCCCTTGCAGGTGTTAGTCTCTCAATTCCTAAAGGAAGTATTTATGGACTTTTAGGACCTAATGGAGCAGGAAAAACTTCGCTTATTCGTATCATTACTCAAATTACGGGTGCAGATAGTGGTAAAATATTTTTTGAAGGAGAAGAGCTTTCTCCAAAGCATATTTCTCAAATTGGTTATTTGCCTGAAGAACGAGGACTTTATCCAAAAATGAAAGTAGGCGAACAACTTATTTATTTAGGGAGATTAAAAGGAATTCCGAGAGATGAAATTCAGAAAAAATTAAAATATTGGCTTACTACTTTCCAAATGAAAGAATGGTGGGACAAAGAAGTAGGAGGACTTTCGAAAGGAATGCAGCAAAAAGTGCAATTTGTAGCAACCGTTTTGCATGACCCAAAACTATTGATTTTAGATGAGCCTTTTTCTGGTTTTGACCCAATTAATGCCAATCTTTTGAAAGATGAAATTCTTAAACTTCAACAAAAAGGTACAACTGTTATTTTTTCGACACATAGAATGGAATCAGTTGAGGAACTTTGTGACACGATAGCACTAATTAATAAATCTCATAAAATATTTGAAGGCAAAAAGGCAGATATAAAAATGAGCCATCGAACACATATTTTTGAAGTTCAGACTGATAAACCTATCACAGAAAGTGGTCAGTATTTTGAAATCTTGGAAAAAAGTAAGCAAACAGATTTTCAAACCTATATTACATCTGTAAAAATAAATGAAAATGCTCCTAAAAATGCACTAGTACAAGAACTTACTACAAATAAAATTAGCGATAACTACGAAATAATTTCTATGCAAGAAAAACTACCTTCCATTAATGATATTTTTATAAAAATGGTTGAAGAGAAATAA
- a CDS encoding nitroreductase, with amino-acid sequence MKNTTTTITPEQINELIKNRRTIFPHECTGEKIDDKIIWQLLENATWSPNHGKLEPWQFFVFADETREKLGDFLIKLYKKLTPKEDYNEMKATKLRNRMSESSHIIVVVAKTNQNPRIPEIEDIEAVACGIQNLQLSATVYGLASYWGTGALVYAEETHSQLGLSDNEKVVGFLYLGVPKDDLVKEATRKPIQEKVVWIK; translated from the coding sequence ATGAAAAATACAACCACGACAATCACACCAGAGCAAATAAACGAACTTATCAAAAATAGAAGAACTATTTTTCCTCATGAATGCACAGGCGAAAAAATTGATGATAAAATAATTTGGCAACTTTTAGAAAATGCTACTTGGTCGCCTAATCATGGAAAACTAGAGCCTTGGCAATTTTTTGTTTTTGCTGACGAAACAAGAGAAAAACTAGGCGATTTTTTGATAAAATTATATAAAAAACTAACTCCAAAAGAAGACTATAATGAAATGAAGGCAACTAAACTACGCAACCGAATGAGTGAATCTTCTCATATTATTGTAGTGGTTGCAAAGACAAATCAAAACCCACGAATTCCAGAAATTGAAGATATAGAAGCTGTTGCCTGTGGAATTCAGAACTTACAACTTTCTGCTACTGTTTATGGCTTGGCAAGTTATTGGGGAACTGGTGCGCTCGTTTATGCAGAAGAAACTCATTCACAATTAGGATTGTCTGACAATGAAAAAGTAGTTGGTTTTCTTTATTTGGGTGTTCCAAAAGATGATTTAGTAAAAGAAGCAACACGAAAACCAATACAAGAAAAAGTAGTTTGGATAAAATAA
- the trxA gene encoding thioredoxin gives MAAIEATQATFTELISSSQPVLVDFWAEWCGPCQMMTPIVHELSDEYAGKAKIAKVDVDSNSELTVKYGVRNIPTILIFKDGEIVEKIVGTTTKKELQNRIDKLV, from the coding sequence ATGGCAGCTATTGAAGCAACACAAGCAACTTTTACAGAACTTATCTCTTCAAGCCAACCTGTTTTGGTTGATTTTTGGGCAGAATGGTGTGGACCTTGTCAAATGATGACTCCTATCGTTCATGAGCTTTCTGATGAGTATGCTGGAAAAGCAAAAATCGCAAAGGTAGACGTAGATTCTAACTCAGAACTTACTGTAAAATATGGTGTTCGTAATATTCCTACAATTCTTATCTTTAAAGATGGCGAGATTGTAGAGAAAATTGTTGGAACAACTACAAAAAAAGAACTTCAAAACCGTATCGATAAATTGGTATAA
- a CDS encoding VF530 family protein, translated as MENTPTPNNEQSPNKSNDPLHGVKLADIVETLVEKQGWEKMAKEVNINCFKNDPSIKSSLTFLRKTPWAREQVEKLYLRVIKK; from the coding sequence ATGGAAAATACACCTACTCCCAACAACGAGCAATCTCCAAACAAATCAAATGACCCTTTGCACGGAGTAAAATTAGCTGATATAGTAGAAACCTTAGTAGAAAAACAAGGCTGGGAAAAAATGGCTAAAGAAGTAAATATTAACTGTTTCAAAAATGACCCTTCTATTAAATCTAGTCTGACATTTTTGCGAAAAACACCTTGGGCTAGAGAACAGGTGGAAAAATTATATTTGAGAGTCATTAAAAAGTAG
- a CDS encoding glycosyl hydrolase family 8, whose amino-acid sequence MNTRQTLICVCILSLFFIQNLVAQNYPFPQQKNWANSIKPNHISQNQLDTDVANYYKDWRDNFLKPTTMTGGYYVKGGCTNCSEPAKGTSEGHGWGMLITVLMAGHDSNAKTYYDGLYNYFDQHRSTINNELMSWMVENSENGGENSATDGDFDIAYSLILAHYQWGSDGQINYRQEAIDMINKGLKLGSMNTQSKRVMLGDWDTNAYTTRSSDWMTAQMRAYGQITGDSFWTESIDVAYNIMSQIRQNYSPNTGLMPDFVIGSTPQPATPNFLEADTDDDYSWNACRFPWRVAMDYGHYGNIDSKTTVNKIVNWAKSTTNNNPSQYKAGYTLSGTPLFSYTSKAFTAPLIVASTVDISHQAFLNDGWDHLKTGYYDYYDATINLLCMLYISGNWWKPEINPDTTTNLYPTISFTSPTNNTTFQEGQSITLTATANDSDGQIVKVEFYSNNQKIGETQTSPYTFSFDNASIGSYQFTAKATDNEGASTTSDIVTIVVEGDIDIPNVAPTISFTSPTNNTVFQEGQSINLTATANDSDGQIVKVEFYSNNQKIGETQTSPYAFSFDNASVGNYQFTAKATDNEGASTTSEIITVVVEDNTGGGNTNCSFGTPTSTSLPNLNKSYTNLHVIGNGPDLSNIINFSINWQNESSHFGLYQLSMSTNNGQPNWWVNLLQGTTHSLNLSQPTLTLSNTGISGFDGTYYAAIDGNNFVLVSTSSNFTIYFSNSSVAPSCNEESTLIKKSAFILYPNPTTDEIRIAGKEESVEVKIYDVSGALHISQTLNLAAGKNLINLRQLNNGIYYIKIVGKDATEHLQIFKE is encoded by the coding sequence ATGAACACAAGACAAACCCTTATATGTGTGTGTATTTTGTCTCTATTTTTTATTCAAAACCTTGTAGCACAAAACTATCCTTTTCCTCAACAAAAAAATTGGGCAAATAGCATTAAACCTAATCATATTTCACAAAATCAACTAGATACAGATGTAGCAAATTATTACAAAGATTGGCGTGACAATTTTTTAAAACCAACTACCATGACTGGTGGATATTATGTAAAAGGAGGATGTACTAATTGTAGCGAACCTGCCAAAGGAACTTCTGAAGGACACGGTTGGGGAATGCTTATCACCGTTCTGATGGCAGGTCATGATAGTAATGCCAAAACTTACTATGATGGGCTTTACAACTATTTTGACCAACATCGTAGCACCATAAATAATGAACTAATGAGCTGGATGGTAGAAAATTCGGAAAATGGAGGTGAAAATTCAGCTACTGATGGTGATTTTGATATTGCTTATTCCCTTATTTTGGCGCATTATCAATGGGGTTCTGATGGACAAATTAATTATCGTCAAGAAGCTATTGATATGATTAATAAAGGTCTTAAATTAGGCTCAATGAATACACAAAGCAAGCGAGTTATGTTAGGTGACTGGGATACCAATGCTTACACTACACGTTCTTCTGATTGGATGACTGCTCAAATGCGTGCCTACGGACAGATTACAGGAGATAGTTTTTGGACAGAATCTATTGATGTAGCCTATAATATTATGAGTCAGATTCGCCAAAATTATTCACCTAACACAGGTTTGATGCCTGATTTTGTGATAGGCAGCACTCCACAACCTGCTACTCCTAATTTTTTGGAAGCAGATACAGATGATGATTACTCTTGGAATGCGTGTCGTTTTCCTTGGCGTGTAGCAATGGATTATGGGCATTATGGAAATATAGATTCTAAAACAACTGTAAATAAAATTGTCAATTGGGCAAAAAGTACGACTAATAATAATCCATCTCAATATAAAGCAGGTTATACATTGAGTGGCACACCTTTATTTTCTTATACATCAAAAGCATTTACAGCTCCATTAATTGTGGCAAGTACCGTTGATATAAGTCATCAAGCTTTCTTAAATGATGGTTGGGATCATTTGAAAACAGGTTATTACGATTATTATGATGCAACCATCAATCTTTTATGTATGCTTTATATTTCTGGAAATTGGTGGAAACCAGAGATTAATCCAGATACTACAACTAATCTATATCCTACAATAAGTTTTACTTCCCCAACTAATAACACTACTTTTCAAGAAGGTCAATCCATTACCTTAACAGCTACAGCAAATGATAGCGATGGACAAATAGTAAAAGTAGAATTTTATAGCAACAATCAGAAGATTGGAGAAACTCAAACGTCGCCTTATACTTTTAGTTTTGATAATGCTAGTATAGGAAGTTATCAATTTACTGCCAAAGCAACAGATAACGAAGGAGCAAGCACTACTTCTGATATTGTTACAATAGTAGTTGAAGGTGATATAGATATTCCAAATGTAGCACCTACAATAAGTTTTACTTCGCCAACTAATAACACTGTTTTTCAAGAAGGTCAATCTATTAATCTAACAGCTACAGCAAATGATAGCGATGGACAAATAGTAAAAGTAGAATTTTATAGCAACAATCAGAAAATTGGAGAAACTCAAACCTCACCTTATGCTTTTAGTTTTGATAATGCTAGTGTCGGAAATTATCAATTTACTGCCAAAGCAACAGATAACGAAGGGGCAAGCACTACTTCTGAGATTATCACAGTAGTGGTAGAAGATAATACTGGAGGTGGAAATACAAACTGCTCTTTTGGAACTCCTACCTCAACAAGTTTACCTAATCTAAACAAATCCTATACAAATCTTCATGTCATAGGTAATGGACCTGACTTGAGTAATATTATAAATTTTAGTATTAATTGGCAAAATGAAAGTTCACATTTTGGTTTGTATCAATTATCTATGAGTACAAACAATGGACAACCTAATTGGTGGGTAAATCTACTTCAAGGAACGACACACTCGTTAAATCTTTCGCAACCTACTCTTACACTAAGCAATACAGGTATTAGTGGCTTTGATGGAACATATTATGCTGCAATAGATGGAAATAATTTTGTGTTAGTTTCTACAAGCTCTAATTTTACTATCTATTTTAGTAATTCTTCTGTTGCCCCTTCGTGTAATGAAGAAAGTACATTAATCAAAAAATCTGCATTCATTTTATATCCAAATCCTACAACAGATGAAATACGCATAGCAGGAAAAGAAGAAAGTGTAGAAGTAAAAATATATGATGTCAGTGGAGCATTGCATATTTCTCAAACCTTAAATTTAGCAGCAGGAAAAAATCTAATTAATCTCAGACAACTGAATAATGGAATATATTATATAAAAATAGTTGGAAAGGATGCTACTGAACATCTACAAATTTTTAAAGAATAA
- a CDS encoding YtxH domain-containing protein yields the protein MANSDNGGLGVVTFIAGLAVGALVGVLMAPEAGDKTRGRIARKSNDLLEELEGQVEITKHKVNQFNESMKERANTLAADAKAKANELADKAKNQIENAKGDSAEA from the coding sequence ATGGCAAATTCAGATAACGGTGGTTTAGGCGTAGTAACATTCATTGCAGGTTTAGCAGTAGGTGCATTAGTAGGCGTTTTGATGGCACCAGAAGCAGGCGACAAAACTCGTGGTCGTATTGCTCGCAAGTCAAATGACCTTTTAGAAGAGTTGGAAGGACAAGTAGAAATTACAAAGCACAAAGTAAATCAGTTCAACGAATCAATGAAAGAACGTGCTAATACGCTTGCAGCAGATGCAAAGGCAAAAGCAAATGAACTTGCTGATAAGGCAAAAAATCAAATTGAAAATGCAAAAGGAG